Within Citrus sinensis cultivar Valencia sweet orange chromosome 1, DVS_A1.0, whole genome shotgun sequence, the genomic segment ATTGAGCAGTataaatttttccaattttggacttatattttgcattttgTGCACTTATAGGTGGGAGAGAAAGCTCCTGCTGCATTCAGTAGGAAGGCCGTTACTTCCACTGATAAATTTGAGATGTGGGGAGATGGAAAACAAACTCGGTCTCTCACATTCATTGATGAATGTGTAGAGGGTGTTCTGAGGTACAGTGTTCATCACTAGCCATTCGTTttgctaaattataatatcaaaatgtTTTGGACTACAAGCATATGAAGATTTGAGTTGTGGACTACAAAtgtatgatttttaataagtGAAGTGATGCGTGAAAATATGAGGTGAATTGTTGCCTGGTGCTCCTACAAATTTGAATTACGATTTACTTAagtataaatattgttttagaTTGATAAAATCGGACTTCCGAGAGCCTCTGAATATTGGAAGTGATGAGATGGTTAGCATAAACGAGATGGCGGAGATTATTCTCAGCTTTGAGAATGAGAAACTCCCTATCCATCCCATTCCTGGCCCAGAAGGCGTGCGGGGTCGAAATTCAGATGACACTCTAATAAATGAGGAGCTCGGTTGGGCCCCTACTATGAAACAGAAGGCACAATGAGAAGCTTCTATTCTTGTAAATTTATTCATGATTATCTGACTCACTAATTTCATGCATATCTTTTTGGAACAGGATGAGCTCAGGATCACATACTTTTGGATCAAAGAACAGGTAGAGAAAGAGAAGGCTCAAGGCATTGATTTGTCCATTTATGGATCCTCAAATGTGGTTGCTACACAGGCACCTGTCCAGCTGGGCTCTCCTTGTGCAGAGGATGACAAAGAATGAATCTATTGAAACCAAAGGTCTCATTTAGTTTGTTAGTTATATCCAAGTGCcacaatattttctattaaattgacatcTATTGATTGGACTGGAAACTAGCTTCTATTTTAAATATACTGCTATACATATTCATCATATGCAGAATAATTCGATGAATCTGTTACTGTTTTCTGTCTTCTTTAGAGATAAGGCTAGTTCCTTGATGATACATTATTTATGTTACTATTGGCTCTGCTAATATGAACACATTCTATGGTTCTTGTTTTTTCCTGTAACTTTTCCCACAATTCATAGATGAGGAAGCATCTTAGTCAGTATGTATGAATCCTGATAAACAGTTTTCTGATTCCTTGTTTGCTAATCTGGTTTGAGGGGTGCAAAAAAGTTGAAATGTTGAGGTGGGAGAAgcacttttaatttttctttaatgtggTCCACAAGGGCATTTTAATTGTTCTTTTGCCTGTGGTCCAAATATTGCTACCTTGACATGCCCATTGAAATGGATAACTCCATTGTGAGGGCTTAATGTGCGGGTCCATTTGTGAGAGCTTTAAAGGCTTAAATCtacattttttgttatagCTTTTCAAAGCTTGCGATAGAGCGGAGCAAAATATATGCAATGGCCAGTGAGGGAGCTTAATGTGCGGGTCCATTTGTGAGAGCTTTAAAGGCTTAAATCtacattttttgttatagcttttcaaagcttgggatagAGCGGAGCAAAATATATGCAATGGCTAGTGAGGGAACGAAGGCATCGTCTAAAGATTAGTTCCGAAAATGGTAAGGCTAGAGCTTCATTTTGGAGCATTGCATGTAACTTCACATTCACCTTGATCAGGATCCGGGACCTTTGCCCCCACAGAGAAGCATGCTTCAAATGATTGGCACATCTGCTTTCTAAAGGACTGACAACCCACATGGCCATGACCTTTGATAAGTTAAAGCACTCTTATCTAACAACAGTTCTGAAGCTGTTTGTCTCACAGGAAAATGTCATTGAAAAGTTCTTACACccctttatattttcaaatcaaaatttttattgaagaCAACCATTTAGCTGCTGCTTCTTTTTCTACCCAGCATTTTctaagaaattaattcatatttagGTTGCAGTCTTAACCACCTTAATATATCAATTGTATAGTATATTAAGCTGCGAGGATGTAATCATTAGCTAATCATTCAGTTCAATGATACCAAGAAATTGCTTCcgctcattttctttaattctgcttcttaatataattattagtttgGTAGGAAGTGTTAATTGAAAAGATTCTTATAGCTTAAAattgatattcattttaacAAGTCTATCTGATTTTGATTCCTTAAAATCCAATAGAACCAGACCttgaggaagaaaaataatttgccaACAACCacttcttcttttcctttcttggTGGGTGGCCAATGGTCAGCATTCAAGCATTCGTTgcattaaacataaaattatttttgcaggCTTAAAACCAATCTTCTTTTGATTCCATGAGGAATATAatacttctaattttttaaaaaaaaattaattctctgTGCAAGATCCTATAGCGTCGAAATATATTCATGATAAAATTTAGGTTCAAGATCAAAGTAAACTGCAAGTTTTCTTCTAATTATAGAAACCTAATATTATGATCAATATAATGCTTATCTAGGGAAAATTAGCCTCAGTATAAAAGTGGATCCTCGACGTTTCAAAGTTGGACACATAGACTCTCTTCTAGCTTGACGTGCGAATGGCTTCTctgtaaatatttaattgatgtcctcaaatagaaagaaaaaaaagaagaaaaacaaaagtcaCTAGTAGAACGAACGTTTTgtgttcatttttaaaatgttaagaGGTTTGTACATTAGAGCAAACTTTAGGGGTCTCGATGTTCTTTTCCAAATAATCGAATACCTGCAACACATTGATCCTGTGGGACTGATATGGATCAAGAACAAACAATTAACAATTACATATCAAATCTTCTATGACTATTTGGAGGATTAGATAAACAATTCAACCTTGCTAAGCGAATTACACGTGTATGTTCAATTCAATACGCATCTTTTCTGCAACTTTTTGCAAGGAGACTTGTTCAAGAATCATAATGGTTGCTGATGTGGAAGTCCAATCTgcataaaacaacaaaagctTTTTCCTTCGGCATATTCTGTTCAGGCACAAGATATTCTCCCCGCTATAATACCatcaaaaaatatgtaattagATGATGTGAAATTTTTACTTTGCTGCATcgtcattttcatttaacgtAAGTTCAGAGTTATCAGAAAGATTCATTTAATGGTGGCAGTATGATCCATGATCGTCTCTGGCATTTCTGAAGCTACGCGAGTAGCAGAAATCCAAGAATGGAGCAGTAATGGAGGGCATCTTATATTAATCCGAGTCAGTGGGCAGCTGAATGATGGTTTTAAGTTAATAATGTTCTGAAACTTTGTGATGTTTTGAGTGAATACATTCCAAGAAAAGATTCGCAAGCTGTCATTGTATCGATGCATTAATAGGGATTTTAGCCATTTTCTTCATAGTTACATTTAAGTGTTATTTACTCAGGTCTCAGGACTCGGTCTCGCCATTGGcattatattgtatttttgtatttCCACGTTCATTTGTTCAGTTGAATTTTATGGCTGCCCTGCAACACATTTGATGCCTAAATGACAAAAGCTCTTCGAGAAACGAAAGCTATAAGGAGGATTGATCAGTGACcccaaaataatttctaaaaactagggcacaatttttttttttttttttaaagttatgttacTTCATATCCAAAAGGCAATTCTCTTAAACTTAAGTCATCGCCTGATTAGTTCACGgcttaaatttttgttatcttttaatttgGTGCGTGTCACAAGATGACGATAGAAGGAagaaaaggccaaaaaaaaaaaactaacagAGATGTCAAGATGTGATTGGATAACAGGGTAACTTTTGCTGAGCTCCCTCACAGTTTCCATGATTAATCTGATTGGTGATTGGTACTTTCATGAGTAGTCGAGCCTTTCGAAAAATGGGAAAAAGGCACAAAAATCATAGATCGAAAGAATCTTTAGCTGACATGTGGAGGCCCACCATCTCCTACCGTGAGGCCTGCTGCTCCCAATAAATCCTAAAGATCCAATAAAATCATGAATAGCGTGGCCTGTGGGTGTTGTAGGATTCTGATTTTCTGGTTTCGTGTGGTGTAGGCAAACTCGGTAAAATCAAATTACGCCTCACAACACCACCACACCGCACCCCACAAGCAAGGCAatcaaagagagagagagagaatagtAGGTGGGGTGTTGCTTTCGTaaagcttattattattttcaaactttGCTTTTATTATCTTGCTTTGTAAATTGACCCCACTATCAATCTTATCGCTCGTATTCATAAtacaaatgatattttttgttaattgaattttttaattaaaaattgatatttatattgtgGTCCGTAAGTCGTTTCAAAAAGGATGTTCATTGTTACAAACAGATGCAACATTTGtacttgttaaattttttggttGCATATCTAAATATCATGTTACATTACATTCctcttttttatatatatatatatatataaataaattgagatGTGTGACggaagtttgaaatttttgacaACAGGCTACCTATGATGCtatataagaaataagaaatgcgaaaaaggaaaaaagggaaggACCCTACAAGCCTTTATTGTTTTTAGGACGTTTTGTAACGGACCCTACCCACTTGGATTGGAAGAGTAAACTAGGATTAGGCTACAGAAATAATAGGGATGTATTATGGAAATTTATACTTAAAGTGGATAATGGAATACAGATGACCCACAACAATGAttgtgagaattttttttttcccccccaaaaaaataaattgtaaaatcaaCCAGAAAAACAAATGGGAAAGGTTTTTGTGCCAAATAATGCCAGCAAGTTGGCCATTTTATAAGAAATAcccattttatttgttttcgcTATGTTGCGGAAATGGCTGAAATTTGGGATTCGGACTTGCCTTTTAAGGGCCAAAACACATAATTTTCACCTCTATAACAATAATGCGTTTCTTGTTTTGGTTACACTCTCAAGTCTCAACTatcaaaaactaataataaataaataaagataataggTCACCAAGAAGACAGTCAAATTGTCAAAGCTCCTTATCTTTTAAAAGTTTCAACGACTGCATTTTTTTACACGTGTCAGGGAGCCATCGTTTTGATGATTTCTATTTAGTCAAAACTGCAATTTCACGCACGAAAAACATAAATGCAAGATCGCTGGTGGACGTGAAGAACATGAAAACCGCACGAGCTGGGTTGAAACAAAAGAGGCggagttattttatttatttttataattttatttctctccttttacttttattcaaccaaaaagctcaaaaattaaaaagagaatatCACGCCAATCcagtgacttttttttttttttttttttatggctCGTACACTCGGCGATCGAGACTCCACGAGCCTCTTCAATCTGCCGTCATCAACAaactcaataaataatattaactagattttaaattaattaattatctaaaaagatgagaaaattaaaaagaaatgtttacATGCTACACTGTTCCCTCTCATGAAACAAGCActcaacaaaatttatttcatcctCAACTTATTTTAGCCGATAATGGGCATGCATCTAAAActttttactattaataacatttttttgtttttattattatttaaattacacGGCTCGTCGAGTTACTGCCTCTTcctacaaataaaaatgaagaggaagaaaaagcggaaaaaaaaaaaacaaaaagtaaagcATTATCCgatgttatatattttttaatatatattcattttttttttacctcaaaaatatattataaaaagaagaaaaacaaaattcgaTTTTGTTCAGGGCTTCTCTTTTAACAGAGACGCTAATCCGGTGACCATTTTGGTTCTTTTTTCTACGGTCTTTGGTTTGACCGCCGGCGGCTTCCACGTCATCGCCACCTCAACAGGTTCTTTAACCGGCAACGACGACGACTCCGACGGCGTCGTTTCCTCTCCAAAAATCAACTCCAATTCTCCACAATCATCGCTCTCCGCTGCTGCCCGGTTCTCAGATTCAATATTGGTCTGCAAAAAGGCATCGGTTTCGGAAGCTCTGGTGTAGGGAGACAGCCACTTGGCTCGCATGTACTCCGCCTTCCTCCACGGCGGAAAATGCATgcctttcttcttcaagctcAGCTTTGCCGCCTCCGACACGATCGACACAATCTGTCCGATCCTCTCCGGTTTGCCGACGAAAATGTACGGCAGCGATTGCAGGATCGCCTTGTAGGCCCCAGTCGACCTCGCAATCTCAAACTCCGATCTGAAATCGATATCCACCAACAACGTCTCCCCCTTCACAATCACATCGATATACTCGTATTCACCtgatcaaaatcaacaaatttaattcaattttttaattcgatTTAAttcgttttattttattttaaaaattagtagAAGAATCTGGACGGCACCGCACCGGCAGGGAAAGAAGGACACTTGTCCCATTTTGATTTGCAGATGGAGCAATCATAGCCGAGAGATGATAAACCGTCGGTTACGATTTTTCTCAAATCGTCTTTGCGTTTGTGATTCTTGCTGTTCTTATCGACAATCACAGCCACGTCGGCCAATAAATTTCTCTCCGTCACACTTGCGCAAGGTATCAAACTCTGCTCCAACAAAAaccacaataaaattaatttctcaaatttaaaataataaatttgagaaataaaataatcagtgcttctttttattttatttcttttttggtttaattttaatttaccttGACTATATCCGAGAAATCGCTGAACGAACCGCCGTTCACGGAGTCGCCGAAGCCGttgatcaaatcaaattcatcATCGGAGCTGTCGTTACCGTTACCGTTAAAGCAATTGCAGCGATTACGGCTGCATTTAGCATTCGATTGCTTCTCGTTGAACTCTTCGATGAAGTTCTGGACCATTTTGTCCAAACAGACCGAGCTGGGCTCGAACTCCGGTCCCGTCCCTGCATCTTTAGTAGTGTACTCAACTGCGGGCTGCCTCTCGGCCGATGAAATGCGCAAGACGCTAGGGAACTGGCGGTCGAAGAGTCTCTTGAGCCGGGATTTGAGTACCGGTTTAGTTGACTCCGGCCTGATTATCGGGTCTTTTAGTGCTTGTGATTCTGAGTCGACGTCAATTGGTTGGATCTTCATCGGAAATGGCACAAGGAACGAAGGTTGAAAAATCAGAAGGTTCCCGTTTAATCCTCACCAACTAAAGCTTCAAGTATTACGGTTTGACTATATTTACACacaaaattttgtcaaaaatgcAACATTTCTTAAGTGAGCTTTCGCGTCTCACTCGATCGTTTAACTCAATCTAAGCTACAAAACTGAAAATACCAAAACTACCCAGAACTGAAATAGCTCGAAAGCTGATACTTTTCTGAGGAAGTCacagaggaaaagaaaaagaaaaatgaaaaagaaaggaacaAATACAAGACTACCAAGAAGAAAGCGATCGCTTTTGTTTATGGCTATTCATGGAATACGTGGCGGCGATGATCGGAGATAGGGACATTGCGTGTAGATAGAGAAGTGAATAATAAGTTGGCCGGAATATTCATTTCTCCGGCGATGTTCTGTCCTCGTCGCCGGCAATTGTTTTCAGAGGAAAGTAGAAgacttttctttgttctttttggGGGTCAGGGGGTTTGAATGTATTTTCTGGTTTTTGGTTGTGTTGGCGTGGAACGGGTTTGGGATTTTTATAGGGGAAGCAATGTTGCTGACTAGGATTTATGATCCAACGTGGCATATCAAATGGAACGTATTATCCTGAAAATAATTGTGACGATGTGGCACCGGTTGCGTGTGAAAATACCGATTTGTTCCCGGTGCTTCTGTTGAAAGCAGTCTCGGACTCTGTCATGATTAGGGggtaaatttgagaatttgacGAAAGTTGAGGTGATTGAAGGGTGAGATTATTTATAGTGTGGCCCGGCTGGACGTGGTTGAGAATGTGCGCGTAGCATCGTGTGACACGTACTGTTATAGTGGGAAGTTTGATTATCAGGACCGTTGTAGACCGTTTGATCGTGATCTCCTGcgctctttcaatttcaattttcaatttttaaccTTTGGAAAGAATTCTTTCAAAATGTTACATGTAAAAATAGAACGAGCCAAGGGTTCTCACAACTAAAAAtcttaacataaaatttcataaattacaattaatacgCTTTGGGAACCAAGACTTCAACTTTGATATATCGATGCAGTCCAACAAATCTTAAGTGGGAATTCAAACTTTCTCGTGATGAATACTGGCCATAacccataaaaattattacatacaaatgtaaaattttatcatgaGTTGTTTGtgtttataaatttgtaaGAGCAACTTCGTTTATAagacactaaaaattataagaagaattcctttttttttctttttttcttttttttgtggcTAAAACCAAAGTAGAAGAGAGagttattcaataatttttgggTGAAAATTCGACTGCATAATTTCTTTGAAGGTTCTTGCTACTTGATATGTCTGTTCACATAACccaattattgatttttgatAGTGATTGAAGATTATATCTATTTATGATGAAAATTAACAATCATAAATTAAACACAGCCACTTCATCACTATGAGAACAACATGATTTAGGTGAGGTGTAATGAAGTTGCTGGAAATGTTCGCACATGAATCATGACAATGACTGCTTAGTTCTAATCACTTTGCCAGTGTATAACTAGAACAAAATCCAGCtgaaattactattattaataataataataataataataataatcactgTGTAATATGATTAACACACTTATTAGGGTCATTTGATACATATATAATGATTTAAGCCTTCATCATGAGGAAcagaatatgattttttaactGTGATTCTTGCTTCATTTCACACAATTGAAACAAAcccttttcttcatttcacactaataaaacaaaaccaagaataaattaaagctgAAACCACAGTGATTActttgataaaatttgattacaCTAATTAACCCCCTCCCCGTCTTTTGCTTAACTCTATTCAAATGATattctaatattaatttagtCACCTGGATTACTCCTTATGTTTGAAaccatcat encodes:
- the LOC102607201 gene encoding uncharacterized protein LOC102607201, producing MKIQPIDVDSESQALKDPIIRPESTKPVLKSRLKRLFDRQFPSVLRISSAERQPAVEYTTKDAGTGPEFEPSSVCLDKMVQNFIEEFNEKQSNAKCSRNRCNCFNGNGNDSSDDEFDLINGFGDSVNGGSFSDFSDIVKSLIPCASVTERNLLADVAVIVDKNSKNHKRKDDLRKIVTDGLSSLGYDCSICKSKWDKCPSFPAGEYEYIDVIVKGETLLVDIDFRSEFEIARSTGAYKAILQSLPYIFVGKPERIGQIVSIVSEAAKLSLKKKGMHFPPWRKAEYMRAKWLSPYTRASETDAFLQTNIESENRAAAESDDCGELELIFGEETTPSESSSLPVKEPVEVAMTWKPPAVKPKTVEKRTKMVTGLASLLKEKP